In the genome of Podarcis raffonei isolate rPodRaf1 chromosome 17, rPodRaf1.pri, whole genome shotgun sequence, one region contains:
- the LOC128405091 gene encoding transcription factor HES-2-like isoform X1, protein MSLEAADSKASWTTTGAPRGCSWKKPHLEQPKRLVYKKIIKPLMEKKRRNRIAQSLNQLKALLLGGTSPGNKPLPNSRMDKAALLEMTVQRIQTLQLAVAEDKGFHTGYSYCASLVQAFLISETQRYLNAPSQSSSSSRHPSGTSLAISPPASKLGKVSSWSEKCLASPGFRRFERSVPSGILNRTGSQVFWRPWST, encoded by the exons ATGAGCCTGGAGGCGGCAGATAGCAAAGCTTCATGGACGACGACAGGGGCACCCAGGGGATGCAGCTGGAAGAAACCACACCTGGAACAGCCAAAACGTCTGGTCTACAAAAAG ATCATCAAACCGCTAATGGAGAAGAAGCGAAGGAATCGAATTGCCCAGTCTCTCAACCAACTGAAGGCTCTCTTACTAGGTGGCACCAGCCCAGGTAACAAG cCTCTTCCTAATTCTCGCATGGACAAGGCGGCTCTTCTAGAAATGACTGTGCAGCGGATTCAAACATTGCAGCTAGCAG TGGCAGAGGACAAGGGCTTTCATACAGGATACTCCTACTGTGCCTCTCTTGTCCAAGCCTTCCTCATTTCAGAGACACAGCGGTATCTGAATGCTCCCAGTCAGTCAAGCTCTTCATCCAGACACCCCTCTGGGACTTCACTGGCAATTTCTCCACCAGCCTCTAAGCTAGGAAAGGTCTCCAGCTGGAGTGAAAAGTGCCTGGCTTCGCCTGGCTTTAGACGTTTTGAAAGGTCTGTCCCTTCTGGGATCCTGAACAGAACAGGGTCCCAAGTATTCTGGAGACCCTGGTCTACTTGA
- the LOC128405091 gene encoding transcription factor HES-2-like isoform X2 has translation MTNSFLVNSSSDAEILHLQIIKPLMEKKRRNRIAQSLNQLKALLLGGTSPGNKPLPNSRMDKAALLEMTVQRIQTLQLAVAEDKGFHTGYSYCASLVQAFLISETQRYLNAPSQSSSSSRHPSGTSLAISPPASKLGKVSSWSEKCLASPGFRRFERSVPSGILNRTGSQVFWRPWST, from the exons ATGACAAACAGCTTCCTAGTCAATTCCTCTAGTGATGCAGAAATTCTTCATCTGCAGATCATCAAACCGCTAATGGAGAAGAAGCGAAGGAATCGAATTGCCCAGTCTCTCAACCAACTGAAGGCTCTCTTACTAGGTGGCACCAGCCCAGGTAACAAG cCTCTTCCTAATTCTCGCATGGACAAGGCGGCTCTTCTAGAAATGACTGTGCAGCGGATTCAAACATTGCAGCTAGCAG TGGCAGAGGACAAGGGCTTTCATACAGGATACTCCTACTGTGCCTCTCTTGTCCAAGCCTTCCTCATTTCAGAGACACAGCGGTATCTGAATGCTCCCAGTCAGTCAAGCTCTTCATCCAGACACCCCTCTGGGACTTCACTGGCAATTTCTCCACCAGCCTCTAAGCTAGGAAAGGTCTCCAGCTGGAGTGAAAAGTGCCTGGCTTCGCCTGGCTTTAGACGTTTTGAAAGGTCTGTCCCTTCTGGGATCCTGAACAGAACAGGGTCCCAAGTATTCTGGAGACCCTGGTCTACTTGA